Proteins encoded by one window of Mycolicibacterium cosmeticum:
- the polA gene encoding DNA polymerase I has protein sequence MNRVRAVSSTATDTSSSKPTLMLLDGNSLAFRAFYALPAENFKTQGGLTTNAVYGFTAMLINLLRDEQPSHVAAAFDVSRKTFRKDKYPEYKEGRSATPDEFRGQIDITKEVLNALGITVLAEEGFEADDIIATLATQAQDTGYRVLVVTGDRDSLQLVSEDVTVLYPVKGVSELTRFTPEAVQAKYGLTPTQYPDFAALRGDPSDNLPGIPGVGEKTATKWIVEHGSLQALVDNVDQVKGKVGDALRANLSHVVLNRELTELVKNVPLAQTPDTLRMLPWDRDHIHRLFDDLEFRVLRDRLFDTLSSADPEVDAGFEVRGGVLPAGELAAWLAEHSNGRRFGLAVVGTHKAFDSDATALAIASADGEGCYLDTATLSPEDEAALASWLADPGPPKAVHEAKLAMHDLAGRGWTLRGVTSDTALAAYLVRPGQRSFSLDDLSLRYLKRELRAEDTGQQQLSLLDDTDGVDEQAVQTLLLRASAVGDLADALDEELARIDSSSLLDRMELPVQRVLAELEATGIAVDIAHLQELQSEFGDQIRDAAEAAYAVIGKQINLGSPKQLQVVLFDELEMPKTKKTKTGYTTDADALQSLFDKTGHPFLQHLLAHRDATRLKVTVDGLLASVASDGRIHTTFNQTIAATGRLSSTEPNLQNIPIRTEAGRRIRDGFVVGAGFSDLMTADYSQIEMRIMAHLSGDAGLIEAFNTGEDLHSFVASRAFDVPIDEVTPDLRRRVKAMSYGLAYGLSAYGLSAQLKISTEEAKLQMDQYFARFGGIRDYLRDVVDQARKDGYTSTVLGRRRYLPELDSSNRNVREAAERAALNAPIQGSAADIIKVAMINVDAAIKSAGLKSRMLLQVHDELLFEVAEGERETLEALVREHMGGAYPLDVPLEVSVGYGRSWDTAAH, from the coding sequence ATGAATAGAGTGAGGGCCGTGAGTTCAACCGCGACGGACACGTCATCCTCGAAGCCGACCCTGATGCTGCTGGACGGCAACTCACTGGCATTCCGCGCGTTCTACGCGCTGCCGGCCGAGAACTTCAAGACGCAGGGCGGCTTGACCACCAACGCGGTGTACGGGTTCACGGCCATGCTGATCAACCTGCTGCGGGACGAACAACCCAGCCATGTGGCCGCAGCGTTCGACGTGTCGCGCAAGACCTTCCGCAAGGACAAGTACCCGGAGTACAAGGAGGGGCGCTCGGCCACCCCCGACGAGTTCCGCGGCCAGATCGACATCACCAAAGAGGTGCTCAACGCGCTCGGCATCACGGTGCTGGCCGAAGAGGGCTTCGAGGCCGACGACATCATCGCGACCCTGGCCACCCAGGCGCAGGACACCGGGTACCGGGTGCTCGTGGTCACCGGTGACCGGGATTCGCTGCAGTTGGTCAGTGAGGACGTCACCGTGCTGTACCCGGTCAAGGGCGTCAGCGAGCTGACCCGGTTCACCCCGGAAGCCGTCCAGGCCAAGTACGGACTCACGCCCACCCAGTACCCCGACTTCGCCGCACTGCGCGGCGACCCGAGCGACAACCTGCCCGGCATTCCCGGCGTGGGGGAGAAGACCGCCACCAAGTGGATCGTCGAACACGGCTCCCTGCAGGCGCTTGTCGACAATGTCGACCAGGTCAAGGGAAAAGTCGGGGATGCGTTGCGCGCCAACCTTTCCCACGTGGTGCTCAACCGTGAGCTGACCGAGCTGGTGAAGAACGTGCCGCTGGCGCAGACGCCGGACACGCTGCGCATGCTGCCCTGGGACCGCGACCACATCCATCGGTTGTTCGACGATCTGGAATTCCGGGTGCTGCGCGACCGGCTCTTCGACACGCTGAGCTCCGCCGATCCCGAGGTGGACGCCGGTTTCGAGGTGCGCGGCGGTGTGCTGCCGGCCGGGGAGCTGGCGGCCTGGCTCGCCGAGCACAGCAACGGTCGCCGGTTCGGCCTGGCGGTGGTGGGCACCCACAAGGCCTTCGATTCCGACGCCACGGCGCTGGCCATCGCCTCGGCCGACGGTGAAGGTTGCTATCTGGACACCGCCACGTTGAGCCCCGAGGACGAGGCGGCGCTGGCGTCCTGGCTGGCCGACCCCGGTCCGCCCAAGGCGGTGCACGAGGCCAAACTTGCCATGCACGACCTGGCCGGCCGCGGCTGGACGCTGCGCGGGGTCACCTCCGACACGGCGCTGGCGGCCTACCTGGTGCGCCCCGGGCAACGCAGCTTCTCCCTCGACGACCTGTCGCTGCGCTACCTCAAACGCGAACTGCGCGCCGAAGACACCGGACAGCAACAACTTTCGTTGCTCGACGACACCGACGGCGTCGATGAGCAGGCGGTGCAGACGCTGCTGCTGCGCGCCTCGGCGGTGGGTGACCTTGCCGACGCGCTCGACGAGGAACTGGCCCGCATCGACTCGTCGTCCCTGCTGGATCGGATGGAGCTGCCCGTCCAGCGGGTGCTGGCCGAGCTGGAAGCCACCGGCATCGCGGTGGACATCGCGCACCTGCAGGAGCTGCAGAGCGAGTTCGGCGACCAGATCCGCGACGCCGCGGAGGCCGCCTACGCCGTGATCGGCAAGCAGATCAATCTCGGCTCGCCCAAACAGCTGCAGGTGGTGCTGTTCGACGAACTGGAGATGCCCAAGACCAAGAAAACCAAGACCGGCTACACCACCGATGCCGATGCGCTGCAATCACTGTTCGACAAGACGGGCCACCCGTTCCTGCAGCACCTGCTGGCACATCGGGATGCCACGCGGCTGAAGGTCACCGTCGACGGTCTGCTGGCCTCGGTCGCCTCCGACGGTCGCATCCACACCACCTTCAACCAAACCATCGCGGCCACCGGCCGGCTGTCGTCCACCGAGCCGAACCTGCAGAACATCCCCATCCGCACCGAGGCCGGCCGGCGCATCCGGGACGGCTTCGTGGTCGGCGCCGGCTTCTCGGACCTGATGACCGCCGACTACAGCCAGATCGAGATGCGCATCATGGCGCACCTGTCCGGGGATGCGGGGCTCATCGAGGCCTTCAACACCGGCGAGGATCTGCACTCGTTCGTCGCGTCGCGGGCGTTCGACGTGCCGATCGACGAGGTCACCCCGGACCTGCGGCGCCGCGTCAAGGCGATGTCCTACGGTCTGGCCTACGGGCTGAGTGCCTACGGCCTGTCGGCCCAGCTGAAGATCAGCACCGAAGAGGCCAAACTCCAGATGGACCAGTACTTCGCGCGCTTCGGCGGCATCCGCGACTACCTGCGTGACGTCGTCGACCAGGCCCGCAAGGACGGTTACACCTCCACGGTGTTGGGCCGCCGGCGCTATCTGCCCGAGTTGGACAGCAGCAACCGCAATGTGCGGGAGGCCGCCGAACGGGCCGCGCTGAACGCGCCGATCCAGGGCAGCGCCGCCGACATCATCAAGGTGGCGATGATCAACGTCGACGCGGCGATCAAGTCGGCGGGCCTGAAATCCCGGATGTTGTTGCAAGTGCACGACGAATTGCTGTTCGAGGTGGCCGAGGGCGAGCGGGAGACGCTGGAGGCGCTGGTGCGTGAGCACATGGGCGGGGCCTATCCGCTGGACGTGCCGCTGGAGGTGTCGGTGGGATACGGCCGCAGCTGGGACACCGCGGCGCATTAG
- a CDS encoding LysR family transcriptional regulator, which yields MELRQLEYFVAVVEEANFTRAAQRMLVAQPAVSTQVARLERELGQPLLDRSRREVRLTAAGQAVLPFARAALRAVRQARTAVDELTHLVRGVVTIGTVTSHNVDMPRLLADFHHAHPGVEIMLSTDTSDALIDGVRTGRLDVAIASVGAGEVPDGLAVLPTTEQVIDAVVGPDDPWARRRTVGLAALAGRPLISLPVGGGIRRQFDIACASAGVSPRVVFEAATPEALADLAARGLGVAIVPRSVSRARQDVHAIAIVPELRGRLVLAWRAAGPVSPAARALVEMARELLGVGGDE from the coding sequence ATGGAACTCCGGCAGCTCGAGTATTTCGTCGCCGTCGTCGAAGAGGCCAACTTCACCAGGGCCGCGCAGCGGATGCTGGTCGCCCAGCCGGCCGTCAGCACGCAGGTGGCCCGCCTGGAGCGCGAGCTGGGTCAGCCTCTGCTGGACCGGTCCCGCCGGGAGGTCCGGCTCACCGCCGCCGGGCAGGCGGTGCTGCCCTTTGCCCGGGCGGCGCTGCGCGCGGTCCGGCAGGCCCGCACCGCCGTCGACGAACTCACCCACCTGGTCCGTGGCGTCGTCACCATCGGCACGGTCACCTCGCACAACGTCGACATGCCGCGGCTGCTCGCCGACTTCCACCACGCCCACCCGGGCGTCGAGATCATGTTGTCCACCGACACCTCCGACGCCCTGATCGACGGGGTGCGCACCGGCCGCCTCGACGTTGCGATCGCCTCGGTGGGCGCCGGTGAGGTCCCCGACGGCCTGGCGGTGCTGCCCACCACCGAGCAGGTGATCGACGCCGTGGTCGGGCCGGACGACCCGTGGGCCCGGCGCCGCACGGTCGGTCTGGCGGCGTTGGCGGGCCGGCCGCTCATCTCGCTGCCGGTCGGCGGCGGTATCCGCCGCCAGTTCGACATCGCGTGCGCGTCCGCCGGGGTGTCCCCGCGGGTGGTGTTCGAGGCAGCCACCCCAGAGGCGCTGGCCGATCTGGCCGCGCGGGGACTGGGGGTGGCCATCGTGCCGCGTTCGGTGTCCAGGGCACGCCAGGACGTGCACGCCATCGCGATCGTGCCGGAGCTTCGCGGCCGGCTGGTGCTCGCGTGGCGGGCCGCCGGACCGGTCAGCCCGGCGGCCCGGGCGCTCGTGGAGATGGCCCGGGAACTGCTGGGCGTCGGTGGTGATGAATAG
- a CDS encoding FAD-dependent monooxygenase — translation MKILIAGAGIGGLSAALTLHAAGIEATVLESARELRAVGVGINLLPHAVRELHELGLGEQLRAMAAAPAVIDFYRHDGTLLFREPRGIEGGYGYPQCSVHRGRLQMLLLDAVLDRLGRDAVRTGAAVTDVTESDDGVMVGTRAGDVRADILVGADGIHSRVRSLLHRGPDPLLWSGVRMFRGAAHMPAFLDGRTMAIVKGPDGVELVTYPLGGGLVNWVLQVVESAPGPLPGDAGWNTPGDPAEVSARMADWRLDWLDTERLVATSDAVFQYPMVDREPLSHWGTRRVTLLGDAAHPMYPVGANGGSQAILDARALADELASGRGLAGYHARRVPETTAVVHANREMHRSAPEDLARVTADYRRKTFADRSSR, via the coding sequence ATGAAGATCCTCATCGCAGGAGCCGGCATCGGCGGCCTCAGCGCCGCGCTCACGCTGCACGCCGCCGGGATCGAAGCGACCGTTCTGGAGTCCGCGCGCGAGCTTCGCGCCGTCGGGGTCGGTATCAACCTGCTGCCGCACGCCGTCCGCGAACTACACGAACTCGGTTTGGGCGAGCAGTTGCGGGCCATGGCGGCCGCCCCGGCCGTGATCGACTTCTACCGCCACGACGGCACCCTGCTGTTCCGCGAACCGCGCGGCATCGAGGGCGGGTACGGCTACCCGCAGTGTTCGGTGCACCGTGGGCGCCTGCAGATGCTGCTGTTGGATGCGGTGCTCGACCGATTGGGCCGCGATGCCGTGCGCACCGGCGCCGCGGTCACCGACGTCACCGAATCGGATGACGGGGTCATGGTGGGCACCCGGGCCGGGGACGTCCGCGCCGACATCCTGGTCGGTGCGGACGGCATCCATTCACGGGTCCGGTCCCTGCTGCACCGAGGCCCCGATCCCCTGCTGTGGTCCGGCGTGCGGATGTTCCGCGGCGCGGCACACATGCCGGCATTCCTGGACGGGCGCACCATGGCGATCGTCAAAGGCCCCGACGGTGTCGAGCTGGTCACCTATCCGCTCGGCGGCGGGCTGGTGAACTGGGTGCTGCAGGTCGTCGAGTCGGCGCCCGGACCACTGCCCGGCGACGCCGGCTGGAACACCCCCGGGGACCCGGCCGAGGTGAGTGCCCGGATGGCGGACTGGCGCCTGGACTGGTTGGACACCGAGCGGCTGGTCGCGACCTCCGATGCGGTGTTCCAGTATCCGATGGTGGATCGGGAGCCGTTGTCGCACTGGGGCACCCGCCGGGTGACGCTGCTCGGCGACGCAGCGCACCCGATGTATCCGGTGGGCGCCAACGGCGGCTCGCAGGCCATCCTCGACGCCCGCGCACTGGCCGACGAGCTGGCATCCGGGCGCGGCCTTGCCGGTTACCACGCGCGCCGCGTCCCGGAGACCACCGCCGTGGTGCACGCCAACCGAGAGATGCACCGCAGCGCACCCGAGGACCTGGCCCGGGTGACGGCCGACTACCGACGGAAAACGTTCGCAGACAGGAGTTCTCGATGA
- a CDS encoding alpha/beta fold hydrolase: MTTFVLIPGACHGGWCFDDLAAALRDRGHRVIAPTLTGVAERAHLLHAGVNLETHIADVLAELEARRVSDAVLVGHSYGGMVTTAVADRAGAQIDSLVYLDAFVPRDGDSCWTLTNDEQRQWYTNVDATGYGVPPLPFFDPRATAHPLAALMQPVRLRGNLSTFRRRDYVYAKGWPTPSPFTPTFERLRADPTWVTHALDGAHNLMRDNHDDLVRILCEAAAQ, from the coding sequence ATGACCACCTTCGTGTTGATCCCCGGCGCCTGCCACGGCGGCTGGTGTTTCGACGACCTGGCTGCCGCACTGCGCGACCGCGGCCACCGGGTGATTGCGCCGACGCTCACCGGTGTCGCCGAGCGGGCACACCTGCTGCACGCCGGGGTGAACCTGGAGACCCATATCGCCGACGTACTGGCCGAACTCGAGGCACGCCGGGTGTCCGACGCGGTGCTCGTCGGGCACAGTTACGGCGGCATGGTGACCACCGCGGTGGCCGATCGTGCCGGCGCACAAATCGATTCACTGGTGTACCTGGACGCGTTCGTACCCCGGGACGGCGACTCGTGCTGGACGCTGACCAATGACGAACAGCGCCAGTGGTATACGAATGTCGATGCGACCGGCTACGGGGTACCGCCACTACCGTTCTTCGATCCACGCGCGACCGCCCACCCGTTGGCCGCGTTGATGCAACCGGTGCGTCTACGGGGGAACCTGTCCACCTTCCGCCGGCGCGACTACGTCTACGCCAAAGGGTGGCCGACACCATCCCCGTTCACCCCCACCTTCGAGCGGCTGCGCGCCGACCCGACCTGGGTGACCCATGCCCTGGACGGCGCCCACAATCTGATGCGGGACAACCACGACGATCTGGTGCGCATCCTCTGCGAGGCGGCCGCTCAGTAA
- a CDS encoding Zn-ribbon domain-containing OB-fold protein, with translation MPAASSQPAVEGWFATDDAGATHLIGAKCPECATFVFPPRANNCPNPACDSDVLEQVPLSRRGTVWSYTENRYAPPPPYPSPDPFEPFAVAAVQLADEGLIVLGKVVEGTLAADLKIGMEMELTTMPLYTDDDGVVRTTHAWRIAQ, from the coding sequence GTGCCAGCAGCATCCTCGCAGCCCGCCGTCGAAGGGTGGTTCGCCACCGACGACGCCGGCGCCACCCATCTGATCGGGGCCAAGTGCCCGGAGTGCGCGACGTTCGTCTTCCCGCCGCGGGCCAACAACTGCCCCAACCCGGCATGTGACAGCGACGTGCTGGAACAGGTGCCGTTGTCTCGGCGCGGCACCGTGTGGAGCTACACGGAGAACCGCTACGCACCCCCGCCGCCGTACCCGTCACCCGACCCGTTCGAGCCGTTCGCCGTGGCCGCGGTGCAACTGGCCGACGAAGGCCTGATCGTGCTCGGCAAGGTGGTCGAGGGCACCTTGGCGGCCGACCTCAAGATCGGCATGGAGATGGAGCTGACCACGATGCCGCTCTACACCGACGACGACGGCGTCGTCCGGACCACCCACGCCTGGAGGATCGCGCAATGA
- a CDS encoding lipid-transfer protein — translation MSEPVYILGAGMHPWGKWGRDFTEYGVVAARAALAEAGLDWRQVQLVAGADTIRNGYPGFVAGATFAQKLGWNGVPVTSSYAACASGSQALQSARAQILAGFCDVALVIGADTTPKGFFAPVGGERKNDPDWQRFHLIGATNTVYFALLARRRMDLYGATVEDFAHVKVKNAKHGLNNPNARYRKEATVEDVLASPVVSDPLRLLDICATSDGAAALIVASKSFAEKHLGSVEGVPSVRAVSLQSPQYPQHLPELPDIATDSTAVVPGPDRVFKDQILDAAYAEAGIGPEDVSLAEVYDLSTALELDWYEHLGLCPKGEAEGLLRSGATTIGGRVPVNASGGLASFGEAIPAQAIAQVCELSWQLKGQATGRQVEGAKVGVTANQGLFGHGSSVIVAR, via the coding sequence ATGAGTGAGCCCGTGTACATCCTCGGCGCGGGCATGCACCCCTGGGGTAAATGGGGCCGCGATTTCACCGAGTACGGCGTGGTCGCCGCCCGCGCCGCGCTGGCCGAAGCGGGCCTGGACTGGCGCCAGGTCCAGTTGGTCGCCGGTGCCGACACCATCCGCAACGGCTACCCGGGATTCGTCGCCGGCGCGACGTTCGCCCAGAAGTTGGGCTGGAACGGGGTGCCCGTCACCTCCAGCTACGCGGCATGCGCCAGCGGTTCACAGGCGCTGCAGAGTGCACGTGCGCAGATCCTCGCGGGTTTCTGCGATGTCGCGCTGGTGATCGGCGCCGACACCACGCCCAAAGGCTTCTTCGCCCCGGTGGGCGGGGAACGCAAGAACGATCCGGACTGGCAGCGCTTCCATCTGATCGGCGCCACCAACACGGTGTACTTCGCGCTGCTGGCGCGGCGCCGGATGGACCTTTACGGCGCCACCGTCGAGGACTTCGCCCACGTGAAGGTCAAGAACGCCAAGCACGGCTTGAACAACCCCAATGCGCGCTACCGCAAGGAAGCCACCGTCGAGGACGTGCTGGCCAGCCCGGTGGTCTCCGATCCGCTTCGGCTGCTGGACATCTGCGCGACCTCCGACGGTGCCGCCGCGCTGATCGTGGCCAGCAAGTCCTTCGCCGAGAAGCACCTCGGATCGGTCGAGGGCGTCCCGTCGGTGCGCGCGGTGAGCCTGCAAAGCCCGCAATACCCCCAGCATCTGCCCGAACTACCCGATATCGCAACCGATTCCACCGCGGTGGTGCCTGGTCCGGACCGGGTGTTCAAGGACCAGATCCTCGATGCCGCCTACGCCGAGGCCGGGATCGGACCCGAAGATGTCAGCCTGGCCGAGGTGTACGACCTGTCCACCGCTCTGGAATTGGACTGGTACGAACACCTGGGCCTGTGCCCCAAGGGCGAGGCCGAAGGCCTGCTGCGCAGCGGAGCCACCACGATCGGCGGCCGGGTGCCGGTCAACGCCTCGGGCGGGCTGGCCAGTTTCGGGGAGGCCATTCCGGCGCAGGCCATCGCGCAGGTGTGCGAGCTCAGCTGGCAGCTCAAGGGCCAGGCCACCGGCCGCCAGGTCGAGGGCGCCAAGGTCGGCGTGACCGCCAACCAGGGCCTGTTCGGGCACGGCTCCTCGGTGATCGTCGCTCGCTAG
- a CDS encoding DUF167 domain-containing protein — MITVNVKPGSKKGPLVQTHDDGTLTIYVPERAVDGKANEAVTKLLAAHLGVPKSRLELVSGATARVKRFRVTP; from the coding sequence GTGATCACCGTCAACGTCAAGCCCGGCAGCAAGAAGGGCCCGCTGGTGCAGACGCACGACGATGGCACCTTGACCATTTATGTGCCGGAGCGCGCCGTCGACGGCAAGGCCAACGAGGCGGTTACGAAGCTGCTGGCCGCGCATCTCGGCGTACCCAAGAGCCGGTTGGAATTGGTGTCGGGAGCCACCGCCCGGGTGAAACGATTCCGCGTCACACCCTGA
- a CDS encoding ABC transporter ATP-binding protein, protein MTSSDPRPVLLEIRDAVVHYGRIQALHGVSLVVHEGELVTLLGSNGAGKTTMMRAISGLRPLTSGSVWFDGQDVSKVKAHQRVAQGLIQAPEGRGVFPGMTVVENLEMGCYGRKFPSKKEHDERLDWVMTTFPRLAERRSQVGGTLSGGEQQMLAIGRALMARPKVLLLDEPSMGLAPMVISQIFRIISEINSQGTTVLLVEQNAQQALSRSDRAYILETGAVTRSGDARELLKDDSIRAAYLGVA, encoded by the coding sequence ATGACGAGCTCTGATCCGCGCCCGGTGCTGCTGGAGATCCGCGACGCCGTCGTGCACTACGGAAGAATTCAAGCGCTGCACGGTGTTTCGCTGGTGGTGCACGAGGGCGAGCTGGTCACCCTGCTGGGCTCCAACGGTGCCGGCAAGACCACCATGATGCGGGCCATCTCGGGCCTGCGGCCACTCACGTCGGGATCGGTGTGGTTCGACGGTCAGGACGTCTCCAAGGTGAAGGCACACCAGCGGGTGGCGCAAGGGCTGATCCAGGCGCCGGAGGGACGTGGGGTGTTCCCGGGTATGACCGTCGTCGAAAACCTCGAGATGGGTTGCTATGGACGGAAATTCCCGTCCAAGAAGGAGCACGACGAGCGGCTCGACTGGGTGATGACGACCTTCCCGCGGCTGGCCGAGCGGCGCAGCCAGGTCGGTGGCACGCTGTCCGGCGGCGAGCAGCAGATGCTGGCCATCGGCCGCGCGTTGATGGCCCGGCCCAAGGTGCTGCTGCTCGACGAACCGTCGATGGGGTTGGCGCCCATGGTGATTTCACAGATCTTCCGGATCATCTCCGAGATCAACAGTCAGGGCACCACGGTGCTGCTGGTCGAGCAAAACGCCCAGCAGGCGCTCAGTCGGTCCGATCGGGCCTATATCCTGGAGACCGGGGCCGTGACGCGCAGCGGCGACGCCCGCGAACTGCTCAAGGACGACAGCATCCGGGCGGCTTACCTCGGCGTGGCGTAA
- a CDS encoding ABC transporter ATP-binding protein produces the protein MNAAEGEKLLETKDLTVKFGGLTALDAVSFDIRRGEILGLIGPNGAGKTTCFNAITGVYRPSSGSVTFDGAPLGKIKRHQITRRGIARTFQNIRLWGEMTALENVVVGTDARHKTSVPGALIRTPRHRREEKDAIERAAALLQFVGIAHRGEEKAKNLSYGDQRRLEIARALATEPKLLCLDEPAAGFNPSEKAALIDLIRAIRDDGYTVLLIEHDMRLVMGVTDRIVVLEFGRKIADGLPAEIREDPKVIAAYLGVPDDEL, from the coding sequence ATGAACGCGGCCGAGGGCGAGAAGCTGCTGGAGACAAAGGATCTCACCGTCAAGTTCGGCGGCCTCACCGCGCTGGATGCGGTGTCCTTCGATATCCGGCGCGGCGAGATCCTGGGTCTCATCGGCCCCAACGGGGCGGGAAAGACCACCTGCTTCAACGCCATCACCGGTGTCTACCGGCCCAGTTCGGGCAGCGTCACCTTCGACGGCGCCCCGCTGGGCAAGATCAAACGCCACCAGATCACCCGCCGCGGCATCGCCCGCACCTTCCAGAACATCCGGCTCTGGGGCGAGATGACCGCGCTGGAGAACGTGGTGGTCGGCACCGACGCCCGGCACAAGACCTCGGTGCCCGGCGCGCTGATCCGCACCCCGCGGCACCGGCGCGAGGAGAAGGACGCCATCGAGCGCGCTGCGGCGCTGCTGCAGTTCGTCGGCATCGCCCACCGCGGTGAGGAAAAGGCCAAGAACCTCTCCTACGGCGATCAGCGCCGCCTGGAGATCGCCCGCGCGCTGGCCACCGAACCGAAGTTGTTGTGCCTGGACGAGCCCGCGGCAGGGTTCAATCCCAGCGAGAAGGCCGCGCTCATCGACCTGATCCGGGCGATCCGCGACGACGGCTACACCGTGCTGCTGATCGAGCACGATATGCGGTTGGTCATGGGCGTCACCGATCGCATCGTGGTGCTGGAGTTCGGGCGCAAGATCGCCGACGGGCTGCCCGCCGAGATCCGCGAGGACCCGAAAGTCATTGCCGCCTACCTGGGAGTGCCCGATGACGAGCTCTGA
- a CDS encoding branched-chain amino acid ABC transporter permease, whose translation MSHQQTTGWRRNVLAPGDGLRQWWSELSRPMKWIFGALLFVIVGLLPLYTPGFLDTPGISFGGTMAQFAMVAIIAIGLNVVVGQAGLLDLGYVGFYAVGAYTVALLTSPDSPWNKVGPTGFFSKDWAWLSCVPIAMAVTALAGLILGTPTLRLRGDYLAIVTLGFGEIIRLLADNLTDITNGPRGLNEIAYPRLGENEHLPNGVFSSGNSGGDANYGTWWFWLGLVLIVIVLLLVGNLERSRVGRAWVAIREDEDAAEVMGVNTFKFKLWAFVIGAAIGGLSGALYAGQVQYVAPPTFNIINSMLFLCAVVLGGQGNKLGVIFGAFIIVYLPNRLLGVHFLGINLGDLKYLFFGLALVVLMIFRPQGLFPVRQQLLAYGKSARNLLSKADDSKAAA comes from the coding sequence ATGAGCCATCAGCAGACGACGGGGTGGCGTCGCAACGTCTTGGCCCCCGGAGATGGCCTGCGGCAGTGGTGGTCCGAGCTCAGCCGGCCGATGAAGTGGATCTTCGGTGCGCTGCTGTTCGTGATCGTCGGGCTGCTGCCGTTGTACACACCGGGTTTCCTGGACACCCCGGGCATCAGCTTCGGCGGCACCATGGCCCAGTTCGCCATGGTCGCCATCATCGCCATCGGCCTGAACGTGGTGGTGGGGCAGGCCGGCCTGCTCGACCTGGGGTATGTCGGCTTCTACGCCGTCGGCGCCTACACGGTGGCGCTGCTCACCAGCCCGGACAGCCCGTGGAACAAGGTCGGCCCGACCGGCTTCTTCAGCAAGGACTGGGCCTGGCTGTCCTGCGTGCCGATCGCGATGGCGGTGACAGCGCTGGCCGGTCTGATCCTCGGCACGCCGACGCTGCGGCTGCGGGGTGACTATCTGGCCATCGTCACGCTCGGTTTCGGTGAGATCATCCGGCTGCTCGCCGACAACCTCACCGACATCACCAACGGCCCGCGCGGGCTCAACGAGATCGCGTATCCGAGGCTGGGGGAGAACGAGCACCTGCCCAATGGTGTGTTCTCCAGCGGTAATTCCGGTGGTGACGCCAACTACGGCACCTGGTGGTTCTGGCTGGGCCTGGTGCTCATCGTCATCGTGCTGCTGCTGGTCGGCAATCTGGAACGCAGCCGGGTGGGCCGCGCCTGGGTGGCCATCCGCGAGGACGAGGACGCCGCCGAAGTCATGGGCGTCAACACCTTCAAGTTCAAACTGTGGGCCTTCGTCATCGGTGCGGCCATCGGCGGGTTGTCCGGCGCGCTGTACGCCGGGCAGGTGCAATACGTTGCGCCGCCGACGTTCAACATCATCAACTCGATGCTGTTCCTGTGTGCGGTGGTGCTCGGTGGGCAGGGCAACAAGCTGGGCGTCATCTTCGGTGCCTTCATCATCGTGTATCTGCCCAACCGCCTCCTCGGCGTGCACTTCCTGGGCATCAACCTGGGTGACCTGAAGTATCTGTTCTTCGGCCTGGCGCTGGTGGTGTTGATGATCTTCCGGCCGCAGGGCCTGTTCCCGGTGCGCCAACAGTTGTTGGCGTACGGCAAGTCCGCGCGCAATCTGCTCAGCAAGGCCGACGACTCGAAGGCGGCAGCATGA